Proteins co-encoded in one Bacillus infantis NRRL B-14911 genomic window:
- the metK gene encoding methionine adenosyltransferase, with product MSNKRRLFTSESVTEGHPDKICDQISDAILDAILAKDANARVAAETSVTTGLVLVAGEITTSTYVDIPKLVRETIKDIGYTRAKYGFDSETCAVLTSIDEQSADIAMGVDQALEAREGQMSDEEIEAIGAGDQGLMFGFACNETKELMPLPISLAHKLSRRLTEVRKEEILPYLRPDGKTQVTVEYDENDKPVRIDTIVISTQHHPEISLEQIQRNLKEHVINPVVPKELIDENTKYFINPTGRFVIGGPQGDAGLTGRKIIVDTYGGYARHGGGAFSGKDPTKVDRSAAYAARYVAKNIVAAGLADKVEVQLAYAIGVAQPVSISVDTFGTGTVSEDTLVDLVRDNFDLRPAGIINMLNLRRPIYKQTAAYGHFGRTDVDLPWERTDKADTLRQQAGK from the coding sequence ATGTCAAATAAACGCCGTTTGTTTACTTCTGAATCAGTTACTGAAGGTCATCCGGATAAAATCTGTGACCAGATTTCTGATGCAATTTTAGACGCTATCTTAGCAAAAGACGCAAATGCCCGCGTTGCTGCTGAAACATCTGTTACAACAGGGTTAGTCCTTGTTGCAGGTGAAATTACAACATCTACATATGTTGATATTCCTAAGCTTGTCCGCGAAACAATCAAGGATATCGGCTATACCCGTGCTAAATACGGCTTTGATTCCGAAACATGTGCTGTCTTGACTTCCATTGATGAGCAGTCAGCTGACATTGCAATGGGTGTAGACCAGGCGCTTGAAGCGCGTGAAGGCCAAATGTCAGATGAAGAAATCGAAGCGATCGGCGCAGGGGACCAGGGCCTTATGTTCGGCTTTGCCTGCAATGAAACGAAAGAGCTTATGCCTCTTCCGATTTCCCTGGCGCACAAATTATCACGCCGCCTGACAGAAGTGCGCAAAGAAGAAATTCTTCCGTATCTGCGTCCGGATGGCAAGACACAGGTGACTGTTGAGTATGATGAGAACGACAAGCCGGTACGCATCGATACCATTGTCATCTCCACACAGCACCATCCTGAAATCAGCCTGGAGCAAATCCAGCGCAACCTGAAAGAACATGTCATCAATCCGGTCGTTCCAAAAGAACTGATCGATGAAAATACAAAATACTTCATCAACCCTACTGGCCGTTTTGTTATCGGCGGACCTCAAGGGGATGCAGGTTTGACTGGCCGCAAAATCATTGTTGATACTTACGGCGGATATGCACGCCACGGCGGAGGCGCATTCTCCGGCAAGGATCCTACAAAGGTTGACCGCTCAGCAGCTTATGCAGCCCGCTATGTAGCGAAGAATATCGTCGCTGCCGGCCTTGCTGATAAGGTTGAAGTGCAGCTTGCCTACGCCATCGGGGTAGCGCAGCCGGTTTCCATTTCTGTTGATACATTCGGAACAGGAACTGTGAGCGAAGATACGCTTGTCGACCTTGTCCGCGATAACTTTGATCTTCGCCCGGCAGGCATCATCAATATGCTGAACCTGCGCCGCCCTATCTACAAGCAGACTGCAGCTTACGGACATTTCGGCCGTACAGATGTTGATCTTCCTTGGGAGCGCACTGACAAAGCAGATACACTGCGCCAGCAGGCTGGAAAATAA
- a CDS encoding thiol-disulfide oxidoreductase DCC family protein has product MALYDNTCQLCQMTKKSFQKLDLLHRVDWVSLQKYEQEHGEIQFSSRELRKELHIITPEKKVLKGFYAVRRLLLLFPLTFVLGLFMHLPFASAAGVPVYRWIARNRHKLLRKKCKDGSCSL; this is encoded by the coding sequence ATGGCCCTTTACGACAATACTTGCCAGCTTTGCCAGATGACAAAAAAATCTTTCCAAAAGCTTGACCTGCTCCACAGGGTAGACTGGGTTTCACTCCAGAAATATGAACAGGAGCATGGAGAAATTCAGTTCAGCAGCAGGGAGCTGAGGAAAGAGCTTCATATTATAACTCCTGAAAAAAAGGTCCTGAAAGGTTTCTATGCAGTAAGAAGGCTGCTGCTGCTGTTCCCCCTGACCTTCGTTCTCGGGCTCTTTATGCACCTTCCTTTCGCATCTGCTGCCGGGGTTCCGGTATACCGGTGGATTGCACGGAACAGACACAAACTGCTTAGGAAGAAATGCAAGGACGGCAGCTGTTCCCTGTGA
- the qoxA gene encoding cytochrome aa3 quinol oxidase subunit II has protein sequence MKKKYSLLLGIFTIITILSGCEPLMVLDPKGPQAAVQAKDIILSTAIMSVIVLVVFAMLAYMLYKYRSSKQSKDYEPPHIKGNLLVEAVCVGIPVLIVIFLSVVSTQSNYKVESAPTGYGDKEPLVVYASSSNWKWHFSYPEEDIETVNYLYVPTDRPLEFKLYSYGPITSFWIPQLGGQKYAMADMVNTLHLGADEPGEYMGRNANFNGKGFAENTFNVTAMPQEEFDQWVDDVKDTAEPLTEEKFNELLEPGHLGQSTYTGTHLDFMPAPEGEHGGHNHGSSSDSHDADSDHEHMDMEEDGSGDNGHSEHEGH, from the coding sequence ATGAAAAAGAAATATTCTTTGCTTTTAGGAATATTTACAATCATTACTATTCTATCAGGCTGTGAGCCGCTGATGGTGCTGGATCCCAAGGGGCCTCAGGCCGCCGTCCAGGCAAAAGACATCATCCTGTCAACGGCAATCATGTCTGTCATCGTCCTTGTGGTTTTTGCCATGCTTGCTTATATGCTCTATAAATACCGCTCTTCAAAGCAAAGCAAGGATTATGAACCGCCGCATATTAAAGGAAATCTTCTGGTCGAAGCGGTCTGTGTCGGTATCCCCGTCCTGATCGTCATCTTCCTATCGGTTGTATCCACACAAAGCAACTATAAAGTGGAATCAGCACCTACAGGATACGGCGACAAAGAGCCTTTAGTCGTATATGCATCATCTTCTAACTGGAAATGGCATTTCAGCTATCCAGAAGAAGATATCGAAACAGTCAACTATCTATATGTACCGACTGACCGCCCGCTTGAATTTAAGCTCTATTCATACGGACCGATCACAAGCTTCTGGATCCCTCAGCTTGGCGGACAAAAATATGCCATGGCTGATATGGTCAACACATTGCACCTGGGAGCAGATGAACCCGGTGAATATATGGGGCGCAATGCCAACTTTAACGGAAAAGGCTTTGCTGAAAATACATTCAATGTAACAGCCATGCCGCAGGAAGAGTTTGACCAATGGGTTGATGACGTGAAAGATACGGCTGAGCCTCTTACGGAAGAAAAATTCAATGAACTGCTTGAACCGGGGCATCTTGGACAGTCAACTTATACCGGAACACATCTTGATTTCATGCCCGCACCTGAAGGCGAGCATGGCGGCCATAACCATGGTTCCAGCTCTGACAGCCATGATGCTGACTCAGATCATGAACATATGGATATGGAAGAGGACGGATCTGGCGACAATGGCCACTCAGAACATGAAGGCCATTAA
- the qoxB gene encoding cytochrome aa3 quinol oxidase subunit I: MEFFERFAIPHPSPVIYASMVAIGLTVIAIIAGLTYFKKWGYLWREWLTTVDHKRIGIMYLISALLMLFRGGADAIMMRAQLAVPDNTLLDAQHYNEIFTTHGTVMILFMAMPFIMAFMNFVVPLQIGARDVAFPKLNALSFWLFFMGAMLLNISFVIGGSPDAGWTSYFPLAGTEFSESVGTNYYMFSLQIAGLGTLMTGINMVTTILRMRAPGMTLMKMPMFTWSSLVASIIIVFAFPVLTVALAMGSLDRLFATNFFTTSNGGMDMLWANFFWVWGHPEVYILILPAFGIYSEIISTFARRNLYGYKSMVGSMVIISLLSFLVWTHHFFTMGQGALTNSIFSITTMAIAVPTGVKIFNWLLTLWKGKITITTPMLYSLLFIPIFTIGGVTGVMLGMSAADYQYHNTMFLVAHFHMVIIPGVVFAMLAGFHFYWPKMFGYILNEKIGKLTAWIISMSTLLAFMPMFFSGLDGQARRAYTYSEATGYGIWNMLSFIGAAGLAVGFALIVYNVYYSTRYASRDIGSDPWDARSLEWATNTPVPVYNFAVLPEVKTSEGLWDAKKHGHNLFPGKYEEIHMPNNSGLPFILSCIFFAWGFSFIFAMWIPVIITTIGIFACMAVWSFQKDYGYHIPVKEIEKTENETNMRGAN; encoded by the coding sequence ATGGAATTCTTTGAACGTTTTGCCATTCCGCATCCCAGCCCTGTAATCTATGCGTCAATGGTTGCTATAGGTTTAACGGTTATTGCCATCATTGCAGGCTTGACTTATTTTAAAAAATGGGGCTATCTGTGGAGAGAATGGCTGACAACAGTCGATCATAAACGGATTGGGATCATGTATCTGATTTCTGCCCTGCTCATGCTTTTCCGAGGCGGCGCAGATGCCATCATGATGCGTGCCCAGCTGGCTGTGCCGGACAATACCCTCCTTGACGCACAGCACTATAATGAAATTTTCACAACGCACGGAACAGTTATGATTCTGTTCATGGCAATGCCATTCATCATGGCTTTCATGAACTTTGTTGTGCCGCTTCAAATCGGGGCACGCGACGTTGCTTTCCCTAAACTTAATGCACTCAGCTTCTGGCTCTTCTTCATGGGTGCCATGCTGCTGAACATCTCATTCGTTATCGGCGGTTCGCCTGATGCCGGCTGGACTTCCTACTTCCCTCTTGCAGGGACTGAGTTCAGCGAATCAGTCGGAACCAACTATTATATGTTCTCACTGCAAATCGCTGGTTTGGGTACATTGATGACCGGTATCAATATGGTAACCACCATCCTCAGGATGCGTGCTCCTGGCATGACATTGATGAAAATGCCAATGTTCACATGGTCATCACTTGTTGCCAGCATCATTATCGTATTTGCTTTCCCTGTACTGACTGTTGCTCTTGCAATGGGATCTCTTGACAGATTATTTGCCACCAACTTCTTTACGACCAGCAATGGCGGTATGGATATGCTGTGGGCAAACTTCTTCTGGGTATGGGGACACCCTGAGGTATACATTCTGATACTTCCTGCTTTCGGTATATACAGCGAGATCATCTCAACGTTCGCACGCAGGAACCTTTATGGCTATAAATCAATGGTAGGATCCATGGTGATCATTTCACTCTTGTCCTTCCTTGTCTGGACCCACCACTTCTTTACAATGGGCCAGGGAGCTTTGACAAACAGTATTTTCTCTATTACAACCATGGCGATTGCCGTGCCGACCGGAGTTAAGATCTTCAACTGGCTCCTGACGCTCTGGAAAGGGAAAATTACGATTACGACGCCAATGCTTTATTCCCTTCTCTTCATCCCGATTTTCACAATCGGCGGGGTAACAGGTGTCATGCTCGGAATGTCGGCTGCAGATTACCAGTATCATAATACAATGTTCCTGGTTGCCCACTTCCATATGGTTATTATTCCGGGTGTAGTTTTCGCGATGCTTGCCGGTTTCCATTTCTACTGGCCGAAAATGTTCGGCTACATCCTGAACGAAAAGATCGGGAAGCTGACTGCATGGATTATCTCCATGAGTACACTCCTTGCTTTCATGCCGATGTTCTTCTCAGGATTGGACGGACAGGCGCGCCGCGCGTACACTTATTCTGAAGCTACTGGATACGGCATCTGGAATATGCTTTCCTTTATTGGAGCTGCAGGGCTTGCTGTCGGATTCGCCCTGATTGTATACAATGTGTATTACAGCACACGCTATGCTTCAAGAGATATCGGTTCAGATCCTTGGGATGCACGTTCCCTTGAGTGGGCGACAAACACACCGGTGCCGGTATATAACTTTGCCGTACTGCCTGAGGTGAAGACTTCTGAAGGCCTCTGGGATGCGAAGAAACACGGACACAACCTATTCCCTGGCAAATATGAAGAAATCCATATGCCGAATAACAGCGGCTTGCCATTTATCTTAAGCTGCATCTTCTTTGCATGGGGCTTCTCCTTCATCTTTGCTATGTGGATTCCAGTCATCATCACAACGATCGGAATCTTTGCCTGCATGGCAGTATGGTCGTTCCAAAAGGATTATGGCTACCATATCCCGGTTAAGGAAATCGAAAAAACTGAAAATGAAACTAATATGCGGGGTGCTAACTAA
- the qoxC gene encoding cytochrome aa3 quinol oxidase subunit III has protein sequence MKIDHSLPLEFSTEENKTKILGFWIFLGAEIMLFATLFAGYFTLVDRTGSGPSAGEIFEISPVLIETFVLLTSSFTIGLAIHAMRLGNKKAMLAFFGITILLGLGFLSVEIYEFIHYVHIGAGLQTSAFTAILLTTLGTHGLHVTFGIFWGLAIMLQVKKRGLNPHTANKSFIFSLYWHFLDVVWIFIFSFIYLKGLM, from the coding sequence ATGAAAATAGATCACTCGCTGCCGCTTGAATTTAGTACTGAAGAAAATAAGACAAAGATATTGGGATTCTGGATTTTCCTTGGTGCGGAAATCATGCTTTTCGCAACACTCTTTGCCGGATATTTTACCTTGGTGGACAGGACCGGAAGCGGTCCGTCTGCCGGTGAAATCTTTGAGATCTCACCTGTTTTGATAGAGACATTTGTTCTTTTGACGAGCAGCTTTACGATCGGGCTGGCGATTCATGCCATGAGGCTCGGCAATAAAAAAGCGATGCTTGCATTCTTTGGGATTACCATCCTTCTTGGACTTGGATTCCTGAGTGTAGAAATATACGAGTTCATACACTATGTCCATATCGGTGCAGGACTTCAGACAAGCGCCTTTACAGCGATCCTGCTCACTACACTGGGGACTCACGGACTCCACGTTACGTTCGGGATTTTCTGGGGACTGGCAATCATGCTGCAGGTGAAAAAACGCGGATTGAATCCCCACACTGCCAATAAGTCATTCATCTTTTCACTGTATTGGCACTTCCTTGATGTTGTGTGGATCTTCATCTTCAGCTTCATTTACCTGAAAGGACTGATGTAA
- the qoxD gene encoding cytochrome aa3 quinol oxidase subunit IV, giving the protein MSELFPRKQVMGFVFSLILTAVALMVYFFDMSYAVGLTILVITAFIQAALQLVVFMHAGESDDKGTIFTNIYYSIFIALVTVFGTLLTMIWGYM; this is encoded by the coding sequence ATGAGCGAATTATTTCCTCGCAAACAAGTGATGGGCTTTGTATTCTCACTAATCCTGACAGCAGTGGCCCTCATGGTTTACTTCTTTGACATGTCCTATGCAGTCGGGCTGACGATCCTTGTTATTACGGCATTCATACAGGCTGCACTGCAGCTGGTCGTATTCATGCACGCAGGAGAATCAGATGACAAAGGAACGATTTTCACCAATATTTATTATTCGATCTTTATAGCCCTGGTGACTGTGTTTGGTACATTGCTTACCATGATTTGGGGTTATATGTAA
- the pckA gene encoding phosphoenolpyruvate carboxykinase (ATP), protein MNSVSIPNELSTLLQGQNIQMQLSVPQLVEKVLNKQEGVLTATGAICATTGKYTGRSPKDKYIVEEASVKDKIDWGPVNQPISEEIFSSLYTKVIDHLKDKEEVYVFKGFAGADTKHRLPIQVINEYAWHNLFAHQLFIRPSEEELLEHEAAFTVISAPDFKADPAIDGTQSETFIIVSFERRTILIGGTEYAGEIKKSIFSIMNYVLPENGILSMHCSANVGTEGDVALFFGLSGTGKTTLSADPNRRLIGDDEHGWSSTGVFNVEGGCYAKCIGLTREKEPQIFDAIRFGSVLENVIVNQESRLPDYDDNTLTENTRAAYPLQAVDNIVDPSVAGHPNTIIFLTADAFGVLPPISKLSKEQAMYHFLSGYTSKLAGTERGITSPQATFSTCFGSPFLPLPAMRYAQMLGEKISEHNANVFLVNTGWTGGEYGTGSRMKLAYTRAMVQSALIGELNHAETAKDEIFGLEIPLHVPGVPDDVLQPVKTWADPEAYAEKAKELAAQFRANFKKFTDVPAEIEEKGGPSEA, encoded by the coding sequence ATGAATTCTGTAAGCATCCCAAACGAACTCAGCACCCTATTGCAAGGCCAGAATATTCAAATGCAATTGTCTGTACCCCAGCTTGTGGAAAAAGTACTGAATAAACAGGAAGGCGTCCTGACGGCAACTGGTGCAATCTGCGCCACAACCGGAAAATATACCGGCCGGTCGCCAAAGGATAAATATATTGTTGAAGAAGCATCCGTGAAGGATAAGATCGACTGGGGACCAGTGAACCAGCCTATTTCCGAAGAGATCTTTTCCAGTCTTTATACTAAAGTGATCGATCATTTAAAAGATAAAGAAGAAGTTTACGTGTTTAAAGGTTTTGCAGGAGCCGACACAAAGCACAGGCTTCCTATTCAAGTAATCAATGAATATGCATGGCACAATCTTTTTGCCCATCAGCTTTTCATACGTCCTTCTGAAGAAGAGCTGCTCGAACATGAAGCTGCCTTCACTGTCATTTCCGCCCCTGATTTTAAAGCAGATCCGGCTATTGACGGGACACAGTCCGAGACGTTCATCATTGTATCCTTCGAGCGCAGGACTATATTGATTGGCGGCACGGAATATGCCGGGGAAATCAAGAAGTCGATATTCTCTATCATGAATTATGTCCTTCCGGAAAACGGCATCCTGTCTATGCACTGTTCGGCAAACGTCGGCACAGAAGGCGATGTGGCCCTTTTCTTCGGGCTGTCCGGAACAGGGAAAACGACACTTTCCGCTGATCCAAACCGCCGCCTGATCGGAGATGATGAGCACGGCTGGTCATCAACAGGAGTTTTCAATGTCGAGGGTGGATGCTATGCAAAATGCATCGGCCTGACACGCGAGAAGGAGCCGCAGATTTTTGACGCCATCCGCTTCGGATCTGTCCTGGAAAATGTCATCGTCAATCAGGAGTCACGCCTTCCTGATTATGACGATAATACATTGACAGAAAATACCCGTGCGGCCTATCCGCTCCAGGCTGTCGACAATATCGTCGATCCTAGCGTCGCCGGCCATCCGAATACGATTATTTTCCTGACGGCGGATGCGTTTGGGGTACTGCCTCCAATCTCCAAGCTTTCTAAAGAGCAGGCCATGTACCATTTCTTAAGCGGCTATACGTCAAAGCTTGCCGGAACTGAGCGCGGCATCACTTCCCCGCAGGCCACATTCTCAACCTGCTTCGGGTCACCGTTCCTGCCTTTGCCGGCAATGAGGTATGCTCAAATGCTCGGCGAGAAAATCAGCGAGCATAATGCCAACGTCTTCCTTGTCAATACAGGCTGGACAGGCGGGGAGTACGGAACAGGCAGCCGCATGAAGCTTGCCTACACACGCGCAATGGTTCAATCTGCTTTGATCGGTGAACTGAATCATGCTGAGACAGCAAAAGATGAAATCTTTGGCCTTGAGATTCCGCTTCACGTGCCTGGTGTTCCTGATGATGTCCTTCAGCCAGTAAAAACATGGGCAGATCCGGAAGCATATGCCGAAAAAGCAAAAGAGCTTGCCGCCCAATTCAGGGCCAATTTCAAAAAATTCACAGACGTACCGGCTGAAATCGAGGAAAAAGGCGGTCCTTCAGAGGCCTGA
- a CDS encoding DUF4385 domain-containing protein, whose product MAFDYKMDFEQIDFRKNPEKYRVGRGEQGVLLVEPYKSEILPHWRFRTPEIAKESSEKIYQLYLEYKKKGDFPGMDMSRKFIQMGYTRARRYANYKGGRKYDDDGEVKERTLDEEKAESARIFKEKWNLFREDQEYLELKKAHQKKYG is encoded by the coding sequence GTGGCATTTGATTATAAAATGGACTTTGAACAGATCGATTTCCGCAAAAATCCGGAGAAATACAGGGTTGGGAGAGGGGAGCAGGGGGTGCTGCTGGTCGAACCATATAAAAGTGAAATTCTTCCCCATTGGCGTTTCCGGACGCCGGAGATTGCAAAGGAGTCATCGGAAAAGATTTATCAGCTTTATTTGGAGTATAAGAAAAAAGGAGATTTTCCCGGCATGGACATGAGCCGTAAATTCATTCAGATGGGTTATACGCGTGCAAGGCGGTATGCGAATTATAAAGGCGGACGCAAGTATGATGATGATGGGGAGGTAAAGGAAAGGACCCTTGATGAGGAAAAAGCGGAGTCGGCACGTATTTTTAAGGAAAAATGGAACCTGTTCAGAGAGGACCAGGAGTACCTGGAACTAAAAAAAGCCCATCAAAAGAAATATGGATAG
- a CDS encoding LysR family transcriptional regulator — protein sequence MDLSWVTTFIAAAETGSFRRAADLLYISQPTVTVHIRQLEKETGAALFERGGRKVELTEEGRRYLEHCRKLMAVHQESLEDLQSISQGFTSSLNIAISPLVADTILPYVLKSYIKQHPEVEISVVIADSSDIEGAVSKGVVDIGLSCLPAADPQMISELLYNDRVMLVAGHDGRDSESAPPLDEEEVLLSAYLLTHNHPGYWDQLCRAVKIRYPRVKMMRVSQTHITKRFIAEGLGVSFLPESTVRRELLEGRLLEVECRNIQLPEAAAYAIMRYSHSKQREFLSFLSNYRI from the coding sequence ATGGATTTAAGCTGGGTGACAACATTTATTGCAGCGGCAGAGACTGGCAGCTTCCGGAGAGCGGCAGACCTGCTTTATATCTCGCAGCCTACTGTTACAGTTCATATAAGGCAGCTGGAAAAAGAGACCGGGGCAGCTCTTTTTGAACGGGGAGGCAGAAAGGTGGAACTGACCGAAGAAGGCAGAAGATATCTGGAACACTGCCGGAAGCTGATGGCTGTCCATCAGGAAAGTCTCGAAGATCTGCAGTCCATTTCACAGGGGTTCACTTCATCGCTGAATATTGCCATTTCCCCGCTTGTTGCTGATACCATCCTTCCATATGTACTGAAAAGCTATATAAAACAGCATCCAGAGGTCGAGATTTCAGTCGTCATCGCTGATTCGTCCGATATAGAAGGAGCTGTCAGCAAGGGGGTTGTGGATATTGGCCTTTCATGTCTTCCGGCCGCTGACCCGCAAATGATATCAGAGCTTCTATACAATGACAGGGTAATGCTTGTCGCCGGACATGACGGGAGAGATTCGGAAAGTGCCCCGCCCCTTGATGAAGAAGAGGTTCTCTTGTCTGCCTATCTTCTGACACATAACCACCCAGGCTATTGGGACCAGCTTTGCAGGGCGGTAAAGATTCGTTATCCCCGCGTGAAAATGATGCGGGTGTCGCAGACGCATATAACCAAGCGCTTTATAGCCGAAGGCCTTGGTGTATCTTTCCTGCCTGAGTCGACTGTGAGGCGGGAGCTTCTGGAAGGACGGCTATTGGAGGTAGAGTGCAGGAATATACAGCTGCCGGAAGCAGCTGCCTATGCAATCATGCGGTACAGCCATTCAAAGCAGAGGGAATTTTTAAGCTTTCTATCCAATTACAGAATCTAA
- a CDS encoding citrate synthase/methylcitrate synthase, whose product MIAKGLKGILAAETSVGHVDGLKGQLIYRGYEIGELTRKCSFEEAAFLLWHGRLPARGELDDLKTELHSFRAIPPHVASIITAMPVSFSMMDVLRTAVSSLGGSLEKPAVRQAVQLTALIPVMIAFRSRLLEGKQPVDPEPSLGHAANYLYMLKGQIPEKAHSEALETYLLLTMEHGMNASTFSARVTASTESDLISAITSAIGTMKGPLHGGAPSGVIELLDEIMERGDAEAVIREKLERGEKLMGFGHRIYKTLDPRAAALKDKLQQFAGHDTWLDMALVTEQTALRLLGEYKPGRSLYTNVEYYAAAIMKALKMDSSLFTPTFTAARIAGWTAHVIEQADNNAIFRPESLYIGPLH is encoded by the coding sequence ATGATTGCTAAAGGATTAAAAGGAATCCTTGCTGCTGAAACCTCCGTTGGCCATGTGGATGGATTGAAGGGACAGCTGATTTACCGGGGCTATGAAATCGGAGAACTGACCAGGAAGTGCTCTTTTGAAGAAGCAGCTTTCCTGCTTTGGCATGGCCGCCTGCCCGCCCGCGGGGAACTGGACGATTTGAAGACTGAACTCCACTCATTCAGGGCGATTCCTCCGCATGTGGCCAGCATTATAACAGCCATGCCCGTGTCTTTCAGCATGATGGACGTGTTAAGAACCGCTGTATCCTCACTTGGAGGAAGCCTGGAAAAGCCAGCAGTAAGGCAGGCTGTCCAGCTGACCGCTCTCATACCAGTGATGATCGCTTTCAGGAGCCGGCTGCTGGAAGGGAAGCAGCCGGTAGATCCTGAACCCTCTTTGGGCCATGCTGCCAATTATCTTTATATGCTGAAGGGACAAATCCCTGAAAAGGCCCATTCAGAGGCTTTGGAAACGTATCTGCTTCTTACAATGGAGCATGGGATGAATGCTTCGACCTTTTCAGCAAGAGTGACTGCATCCACAGAATCAGACCTTATTTCAGCCATTACTTCAGCAATCGGCACAATGAAAGGCCCGCTTCATGGAGGGGCTCCATCAGGAGTGATAGAGCTGCTGGATGAAATAATGGAGCGGGGAGATGCAGAAGCTGTCATCAGGGAGAAATTGGAGCGGGGGGAAAAGCTGATGGGGTTTGGCCATCGCATATACAAAACGCTGGATCCGCGGGCAGCAGCATTAAAGGATAAGCTTCAGCAGTTTGCCGGCCATGATACATGGCTTGATATGGCGCTGGTAACGGAACAAACAGCATTGAGGCTTCTGGGGGAATATAAGCCGGGCCGGTCATTATATACAAATGTCGAATATTACGCAGCAGCCATCATGAAAGCCCTGAAGATGGATTCCTCCCTCTTTACACCTACATTCACTGCTGCCCGGATAGCAGGCTGGACAGCACACGTAATTGAACAGGCCGACAACAATGCGATCTTTCGTCCAGAGTCGCTGTATATCGGTCCGCTTCACTAA
- a CDS encoding DUF2584 domain-containing protein produces MGMPLELNTMIVTKGRETRLEDNYFTLEKEGYRIYPLDIPVEVRKTKEADLSGTALIRKLEMRDGKTRITYQLVALNSTN; encoded by the coding sequence ATGGGAATGCCTTTGGAATTAAATACAATGATTGTGACAAAGGGCAGGGAAACCAGGCTTGAAGACAATTATTTTACTCTTGAAAAAGAAGGCTACAGGATTTATCCGCTGGACATCCCCGTAGAAGTCCGCAAAACAAAAGAAGCTGATCTAAGCGGAACTGCCCTGATCAGGAAGCTTGAAATGCGAGATGGAAAAACACGCATCACCTATCAGCTGGTAGCACTGAATTCGACTAACTAA
- a CDS encoding alpha/beta hydrolase family protein, with translation MEEMIIDRQRYPSPNPAIELSLITYTAGGLKIKGLLAEPKDGEIYDGFLYLRGGIKNVGKVRPGRIVQFASEGFIVFAPFYRGNQGGEGNEDFAGEDREDAFSGFRLLQNHPRVDKVHIFGFSRGGVMALLAAIHHPEAASVVTWGGVSDMALTYVERKDLRRMMKRVIGGTPVKYPERYESRTPLYHLEDMGPPVLIIHGAKDHNVSVEHAYRLEKRLKALGKPVESWYFNEYTHYFPPAVNRRVVSDLTAWMKKQAEYCTIRVD, from the coding sequence ATGGAAGAAATGATTATAGACAGGCAGCGCTATCCTTCCCCAAACCCTGCCATTGAATTGAGCCTTATCACTTATACAGCCGGGGGATTAAAGATTAAAGGCCTGCTGGCAGAGCCGAAGGATGGGGAGATATATGATGGATTCCTTTATTTGCGGGGCGGAATCAAAAATGTGGGGAAAGTCAGGCCGGGGCGGATTGTCCAATTTGCTTCAGAAGGTTTTATTGTATTTGCGCCATTTTACCGGGGAAACCAGGGAGGGGAAGGGAATGAAGATTTTGCAGGTGAAGACAGGGAAGATGCATTTTCAGGCTTCCGCCTTCTTCAGAATCATCCCCGTGTAGATAAAGTCCATATTTTTGGCTTTTCCAGGGGAGGAGTCATGGCGCTCCTTGCAGCCATCCATCATCCTGAAGCGGCATCTGTCGTTACATGGGGCGGAGTCAGCGATATGGCATTGACGTATGTGGAGAGGAAGGATTTGCGGAGAATGATGAAGCGGGTAATTGGGGGAACACCGGTTAAATATCCTGAACGGTACGAAAGCAGGACCCCCCTCTATCATCTTGAGGATATGGGGCCTCCCGTGCTGATCATTCATGGAGCTAAGGACCACAATGTTTCTGTCGAGCACGCCTACAGGCTTGAAAAGCGGCTGAAGGCATTGGGGAAGCCGGTCGAGAGCTGGTATTTCAACGAATATACCCACTACTTCCCGCCGGCTGTCAACCGCAGGGTGGTTTCCGATTTAACTGCATGGATGAAAAAACAGGCTGAATACTGTACTATAAGAGTAGATTAG